A stretch of the Massilia sp. W12 genome encodes the following:
- a CDS encoding SH3 domain-containing protein has translation MKSVVSHITALALALAAPVALAADFKSIGAQPAVLYDTPSAKGKKLFVAPRGMPVEVVMEYGEWRKVRDASGSLAWLEAKALSPKRMLVAQSNGVKVRAAAEEGAFIAFTVDKGVLLEMADGQSGNAWLKVRHRDGQAGFVKAGEVWGE, from the coding sequence ATGAAATCTGTGGTTTCGCATATAACCGCCCTGGCCTTGGCGCTGGCGGCGCCCGTGGCGCTGGCGGCGGATTTCAAGTCGATCGGGGCCCAGCCGGCAGTGCTGTACGACACCCCGTCCGCCAAGGGGAAAAAATTATTCGTCGCGCCGCGCGGCATGCCGGTGGAAGTGGTGATGGAATATGGCGAATGGCGCAAAGTGCGCGACGCCAGCGGCAGCCTGGCGTGGCTGGAAGCCAAGGCTTTAAGCCCGAAGCGTATGCTGGTGGCGCAGAGCAATGGCGTCAAAGTGCGCGCCGCCGCCGAGGAGGGCGCATTCATCGCCTTCACCGTGGATAAAGGCGTGTTGCTGGAAATGGCGGATGGCCAGAGCGGCAATGCCTGGCTGAAAGTGCGGCATCGCGATGGCCAGGCCGGTTTTGTCAAAGCCGGCGAGGTCTGGGGCGAATAA
- a CDS encoding type II toxin-antitoxin system RelE/ParE family toxin — MSENPKMMGVIVLEGQKDVYRYRVGDDRIVFRILDQELQVLVLDVKPRGEVYKKY, encoded by the coding sequence TTGTCTGAAAATCCCAAAATGATGGGCGTTATCGTCTTGGAAGGACAAAAAGATGTGTATCGTTATCGGGTGGGAGACGATAGAATAGTTTTTCGGATTTTAGATCAAGAGTTGCAGGTGTTGGTGCTGGATGTCAAACCCCGGGGTGAGGTTTATAAAAAGTACTGA
- the secB gene encoding protein-export chaperone SecB — translation MSDQNEQQPSFQIQRIYLKDLSLEQPNSPAIFLEQEGPGIEVSVDVGAERLAETVFETTVTITVTAKVKDKVAFLVEGKQAGIFDIRNLPNEQLDPLLGIGCPNIIYPYLRANIADVISRAGFPPIHLAELNFEAFYQQRLQAIAEQQQAAAAGSAAN, via the coding sequence ATGTCTGATCAAAACGAACAACAGCCATCATTCCAAATTCAGCGCATCTACCTGAAAGATCTGTCGCTGGAGCAGCCGAATTCCCCCGCCATCTTCCTGGAACAGGAAGGCCCTGGCATTGAAGTGTCCGTGGACGTCGGCGCTGAGCGTCTGGCTGAAACCGTGTTTGAAACCACCGTCACCATCACCGTTACCGCCAAAGTGAAAGACAAAGTGGCGTTCCTGGTGGAAGGCAAACAAGCCGGTATCTTTGATATCCGCAATCTGCCGAACGAACAGCTCGACCCGCTGCTGGGCATCGGTTGCCCGAACATCATCTACCCGTATCTGCGCGCCAACATCGCTGACGTGATCAGCCGCGCCGGCTTCCCGCCTATCCACCTGGCGGAACTGAACTTTGAAGCCTTCTACCAGCAACGTCTGCAAGCCATCGCCGAGCAACAGCAAGCTGCTGCCGCCGGTTCCGCTGCAAACTGA
- the grxC gene encoding glutaredoxin 3, which produces MSSEVVMYSTATCPYCVMAERLLHNKGVTEIRKIRIDLDENERTAMMQKTGRRTVPQIYIGETHVGGFDDLSALERAGKLDLLLQGA; this is translated from the coding sequence ATGAGTTCAGAAGTCGTGATGTACAGCACTGCAACCTGCCCGTATTGCGTGATGGCGGAACGCCTGTTGCACAACAAGGGCGTGACCGAGATCCGCAAAATCCGCATCGATCTGGATGAAAACGAACGGACGGCGATGATGCAAAAAACCGGTCGCCGCACCGTGCCGCAAATCTATATCGGAGAAACCCATGTGGGCGGATTCGACGATTTGAGCGCGCTGGAGCGCGCCGGCAAACTCGATTTATTGCTGCAAGGCGCGTAA
- a CDS encoding rhodanese-like domain-containing protein, whose amino-acid sequence MKFFLDNLILILLACFSGGALLWQALSSRGPKASPQEATMIINQGKVLILDVRESSEFATGHLRDSRNIPLSELQNRIGELNKAKSKSVVVVCQSGARAAKAVPILLAAGFTNVVRLDGGISAWLAQEMPIVKPAVKEAKA is encoded by the coding sequence GTGAAATTCTTTCTGGACAATCTCATTCTGATTCTGTTGGCCTGTTTTTCCGGCGGCGCCTTGCTGTGGCAAGCGTTGTCCAGTCGCGGGCCAAAGGCTTCGCCGCAAGAAGCAACCATGATCATCAACCAGGGCAAAGTGCTGATTCTCGATGTGCGTGAGAGCAGCGAATTCGCCACCGGCCATCTGCGCGATTCGCGCAACATCCCCTTATCCGAACTGCAAAACCGCATTGGCGAGTTGAATAAAGCCAAGAGCAAGAGCGTGGTCGTGGTGTGCCAGAGCGGCGCGCGGGCGGCCAAGGCGGTGCCCATCCTGCTGGCGGCGGGTTTCACCAATGTGGTGCGCCTGGATGGCGGCATCAGCGCCTGGCTGGCGCAGGAAATGCCTATCGTCAAGCCGGCTGTCAAAGAAGCCAAGGCTTGA
- the gpmA gene encoding 2,3-diphosphoglycerate-dependent phosphoglycerate mutase, with protein sequence MYKIVFMRHGESTWNLENRFTGWTDVDLTEKGCAEARQAGRLLQDAGFNFDLCYTSVLKRAIRTLWLTLETMDLMWLPVRHDWRLNERHYGALQGLDKAETAAQYGDAQVLVWRRSYDIPPNPLAADDARASFNDPRYKQLAREQIPLTECLKDTVARVKPCWEEEIAPQIRAGRQILISAHGNSLRALIKMLDGISDEDIVGLNIPNGQPLVYELDADLKPIKSYYLGDPDAIAKALQAVANQGKAGK encoded by the coding sequence ATGTACAAAATCGTTTTCATGCGCCATGGCGAGTCCACCTGGAACCTGGAAAACCGCTTCACCGGCTGGACCGATGTGGATTTGACCGAAAAAGGTTGCGCCGAAGCGCGTCAGGCCGGACGCTTGCTGCAAGACGCCGGGTTCAATTTTGATCTGTGCTACACCTCGGTGTTAAAACGCGCCATCCGCACCCTGTGGCTGACGCTGGAAACCATGGATTTGATGTGGCTGCCGGTGCGCCACGATTGGCGTCTGAATGAACGCCACTATGGCGCGCTGCAAGGCTTGGACAAGGCCGAAACCGCCGCCCAATACGGCGACGCGCAAGTGCTGGTATGGCGCCGCAGCTACGATATTCCGCCCAATCCCCTGGCCGCAGACGATGCGCGCGCTTCGTTCAATGACCCGCGTTACAAACAACTGGCGCGCGAACAGATTCCGCTCACGGAATGCCTGAAAGACACAGTGGCGCGCGTCAAACCCTGCTGGGAAGAAGAAATCGCGCCGCAAATCCGCGCCGGGCGCCAGATTTTGATCAGCGCCCACGGCAACAGCCTGCGCGCCCTGATCAAAATGCTCGACGGCATCAGCGATGAAGACATCGTCGGCCTGAACATCCCGAATGGCCAGCCGCTGGTGTATGAGCTGGATGCCGATCTGAAACCGATCAAGAGCTACTACCTGGGCGACCCGGACGCCATCGCCAAAGCGCTGCAAGCAGTGGCCAATCAGGGCAAGGCCGGCAAGTGA
- a CDS encoding peptidoglycan DD-metalloendopeptidase family protein produces MTRLAVCLLTAALLGAPLAAGHALAAPSASAKNDSLSERRKQKNQAQEERQALQQKLAAVKRDINQTEAAKDSAADELAQTEDAVSQANASLQELAQDQQGVESRLRKLAAEQKKLQADVHARQQKLARWLREQYIAGNEDRIKLLLSGDNPSRINRELQYMSYLSQAQARLLEELKLSLAEVERNKQETEQARAELQEIAEEERTQKQLLEQEKQRRAQLLGQLAQRLKTQKKQAGDLEKDEQRLGGLVEKLGQLIEEQRKAEEAAEKRRREAEREKQRQLALQKQREKSAKASATGKASAGVKPDTPKAAPEAAAETLPRSGPTLEAVAEGAPQNANFSSMRGQLRLPLRGNLVAKFGAKRGDGPSAKGIFIRAAEGEAVRAVASGRVVFAEWLRGFGNLIIVDHGAQYMSIYGNNQTLYKRAGDVVKSGDQLAAAGNSGGGEETGLYFELRHQGRAFDPLTWVK; encoded by the coding sequence GTGACGCGGCTGGCGGTTTGCCTGTTGACAGCGGCGCTGCTGGGCGCGCCGCTGGCCGCCGGCCATGCGCTGGCGGCCCCTTCCGCCAGCGCGAAAAACGACAGCCTGTCTGAACGGCGCAAGCAAAAAAACCAGGCGCAAGAAGAGCGCCAGGCATTGCAACAAAAATTGGCGGCAGTCAAACGCGATATCAATCAAACCGAAGCCGCCAAAGACAGCGCCGCCGATGAGCTGGCGCAGACCGAAGACGCGGTATCGCAAGCCAACGCCAGCTTGCAAGAGCTGGCGCAAGACCAGCAAGGCGTCGAAAGCCGTCTGCGCAAACTGGCGGCAGAACAAAAGAAATTGCAGGCCGATGTGCATGCGCGTCAACAAAAACTGGCGCGCTGGCTGCGTGAGCAATACATCGCAGGGAATGAAGACCGCATCAAACTTTTGCTGTCCGGCGACAATCCCAGCCGCATCAACCGCGAATTGCAATACATGTCCTACCTCTCGCAGGCGCAGGCGCGCTTGCTGGAAGAACTCAAACTCAGTCTGGCCGAAGTGGAGCGCAATAAGCAGGAAACCGAGCAGGCGCGCGCCGAGCTGCAGGAGATTGCGGAAGAGGAACGCACGCAAAAACAATTGCTTGAACAGGAAAAACAACGCCGCGCGCAATTGCTGGGGCAATTGGCGCAACGCTTGAAGACGCAAAAAAAACAGGCCGGCGACCTGGAAAAAGATGAACAAAGATTGGGCGGACTGGTCGAAAAGCTGGGCCAATTGATTGAAGAGCAACGCAAAGCCGAAGAAGCCGCAGAAAAACGGCGGCGCGAAGCCGAGCGCGAAAAACAACGTCAGCTGGCCTTGCAAAAGCAGCGCGAAAAAAGCGCAAAAGCAAGTGCGACAGGCAAGGCATCCGCCGGCGTGAAGCCAGACACGCCAAAAGCGGCGCCGGAAGCAGCAGCGGAAACCCTGCCGCGCAGCGGGCCGACGCTGGAAGCGGTTGCGGAAGGTGCGCCGCAGAATGCGAATTTCTCCAGCATGCGCGGCCAATTGCGCTTGCCGCTGCGCGGCAATCTGGTGGCGAAGTTCGGCGCCAAACGCGGCGATGGGCCTTCCGCCAAGGGGATTTTCATCCGCGCCGCAGAAGGCGAAGCAGTGCGGGCGGTAGCGTCGGGGCGGGTGGTGTTTGCTGAGTGGTTACGCGGCTTTGGTAATTTGATAATTGTCGATCATGGCGCACAATACATGAGCATCTACGGCAATAATCAAACCTTGTACAAGCGCGCCGGCGATGTGGTGAAAAGCGGGGATCAACTGGCGGCCGCAGGCAATAGCGGCGGCGGGGAAGAAACCGGTTTATACTTTGAATTAAGACATCAGGGGCGCGCTTTCGACCCTCTGACCTGGGTGAAATAA
- a CDS encoding S41 family peptidase yields the protein MGARLKNISLIGLGMVAGFAASMQFSAQAQKSAGNLPLEELRQLSEVFGLIKTNYVEPTEDRKLLTEAMVGMVSSLDPHSSYLDKKSFRELSESTQGKFVGLGIEVGMEDGYVKVVSPIEDSPAYRAGVKAGDLIVRLDSTPVKGLTLDEAVKKMRGEPNTKITLTISRKDEDKPVLITITREEIKVRSVKSKVIEPGYAWLRISQFQEPTLEDAVKAINNLYKQDPNLKGIVLDMRNDPGGVLSGAIGISSIFLPKDKLVVYTSGQLSESKQNYYAKREYYAGRSLSDPLAKLPEAVKNVPLVVLINSGSASASEIVAGALQDYQRAKLIGSTTFGKGSVQTVLRLPEETGLKLTTARYYTPNGRSIQAKGITPDLLVNEYADGDGLNSLRLREADLQKHLNNDKDASANGKADRKEDLEEQQKLIEQERKRKPVEFGSKEDFQLQQALNYFKGIPVQTAKVDPKLAEGKDAKGKKSGKADKEEKKDASKTK from the coding sequence ATGGGCGCCAGATTAAAAAACATCAGCCTGATCGGCTTGGGCATGGTAGCCGGCTTTGCCGCTTCGATGCAATTTTCCGCACAAGCGCAAAAAAGCGCGGGCAATCTGCCGCTGGAAGAATTGCGCCAGCTGAGCGAGGTTTTCGGCCTGATCAAGACCAATTATGTCGAGCCAACCGAAGACCGCAAGCTGTTGACCGAAGCCATGGTCGGCATGGTCTCCTCGCTTGATCCGCACTCCTCCTACCTGGATAAGAAATCCTTCCGTGAATTGAGTGAAAGCACGCAGGGCAAATTCGTCGGCCTGGGGATTGAAGTCGGCATGGAAGACGGCTATGTCAAAGTGGTGTCGCCGATTGAAGATTCGCCGGCCTATCGCGCCGGCGTGAAGGCTGGCGATTTGATCGTGCGCCTCGACTCCACCCCGGTCAAGGGCTTGACCCTGGACGAAGCCGTGAAAAAAATGCGCGGCGAACCGAATACCAAAATCACGCTCACCATTTCGCGCAAAGACGAAGACAAGCCGGTCTTGATCACCATCACGCGCGAAGAAATCAAAGTGCGCAGCGTGAAATCCAAAGTGATTGAGCCGGGTTATGCCTGGCTGCGCATCTCGCAATTCCAGGAGCCGACGCTGGAAGACGCAGTGAAAGCCATCAATAATCTGTACAAGCAAGACCCGAATCTGAAAGGGATTGTGCTGGATATGCGTAACGACCCGGGCGGCGTCTTGTCCGGCGCCATCGGCATTTCCTCCATCTTCCTGCCGAAAGACAAGCTGGTGGTGTACACCAGCGGCCAATTGTCTGAATCCAAGCAAAATTATTACGCCAAGCGCGAGTATTACGCTGGCCGCTCGCTGTCTGATCCGCTGGCCAAATTGCCGGAGGCAGTGAAAAACGTGCCGCTGGTGGTGTTGATCAATTCCGGCTCCGCCTCCGCATCTGAAATTGTGGCCGGGGCCCTGCAGGATTATCAGCGCGCCAAGCTGATCGGCAGCACCACTTTCGGCAAAGGCTCGGTGCAAACCGTACTGCGCCTGCCGGAAGAAACCGGCTTGAAGCTGACCACAGCGCGCTACTACACCCCGAATGGCCGCTCGATCCAGGCCAAGGGCATCACCCCGGATCTGCTGGTGAATGAATACGCCGACGGCGACGGCCTGAACAGCCTGCGCCTGCGCGAAGCCGATTTGCAAAAACACCTCAACAATGACAAAGACGCCAGCGCGAATGGCAAAGCAGATCGCAAGGAAGACCTGGAAGAGCAGCAAAAGCTGATCGAGCAGGAAAGAAAGCGCAAACCGGTCGAATTCGGCAGCAAGGAAGATTTCCAACTGCAGCAGGCGCTGAACTACTTCAAAGGCATTCCGGTGCAAACCGCGAAAGTCGATCCAAAACTGGCGGAAGGCAAGGACGCCAAGGGCAAGAAGAGCGGCAAAGCGGACAAGGAAGAGAAAAAAGACGCCAGCAAGACCAAATAA
- the amrB gene encoding AmmeMemoRadiSam system protein B: MNAATLTARRPAVAGVFYPLDAKELRTAVETYLQQAPATEQAGCPKVLIAPHAGYIYSGATAGHAYALLKPWAAQIKRVVLLGPCHRVAVHGLALPDYRQIDAFYTPLGAVILDKAALAQLSKLPQVVCSDQAHAQEHALEVHLPFLQSVLQEFVLIPLAVGDADAQQVAQVLAQVWGGPETLIVISTDLSHYHPYQQAQAIDRATLQELLNLQALHSGEQACGMRPLNGLTLLAQQRGMKIALLQAVNSGDTAGDKQRVVGYAALALYEAPQTQAGAQHIGALLLQIARHALQRHFEPQLAALELSVNQALMRQLQMPAATFVTLSQNGQLRGCIGSLEAYRPLLEDLQENALSAALRDPRFPPLQAQELAVTRIEISVLSPASPIYFKSEAEALAQLRPQIDGVILQSGSRRSTFLPQVWEQLPDVSDFMAHLKHKAGLPPHSWPADLRLWRYQVQKYKEGAHEPA; this comes from the coding sequence ATGAACGCCGCCACCCTCACCGCACGCCGCCCGGCAGTCGCTGGCGTGTTTTATCCGCTGGACGCCAAGGAGCTGCGCACAGCAGTTGAGACTTATCTGCAACAAGCCCCCGCCACGGAACAGGCCGGCTGCCCGAAAGTCTTGATCGCGCCGCATGCCGGCTATATCTATTCCGGCGCCACGGCTGGCCATGCTTATGCATTACTCAAACCCTGGGCCGCGCAAATCAAACGCGTGGTCTTGCTCGGCCCCTGTCATCGCGTTGCCGTGCACGGTCTGGCGCTTCCCGATTACCGTCAGATCGATGCCTTTTACACCCCGCTGGGCGCAGTCATATTGGATAAAGCCGCGCTGGCGCAGCTGAGCAAGCTGCCGCAAGTCGTGTGCAGCGACCAGGCGCACGCGCAAGAACATGCGCTGGAAGTGCATTTACCGTTTCTGCAAAGCGTGTTACAGGAATTTGTCTTGATTCCTCTCGCGGTGGGCGATGCCGACGCGCAACAAGTCGCCCAAGTTTTGGCGCAAGTCTGGGGCGGGCCGGAAACCCTGATTGTGATCAGCACAGACCTGTCGCACTACCATCCCTACCAGCAAGCACAGGCGATTGACCGCGCCACCCTGCAAGAGCTGCTGAATTTACAAGCCTTGCATTCCGGTGAGCAGGCTTGCGGCATGCGCCCGCTGAACGGTCTGACCTTGCTGGCGCAGCAACGTGGCATGAAGATTGCATTACTGCAGGCTGTCAATTCCGGCGACACCGCCGGCGATAAACAACGCGTGGTCGGTTATGCCGCGCTGGCGCTGTATGAAGCGCCGCAAACGCAGGCCGGTGCGCAACACATCGGCGCGCTGCTATTGCAAATTGCACGTCATGCGCTGCAGCGCCATTTTGAACCTCAGCTTGCCGCCCTGGAGCTGTCAGTCAATCAAGCTCTGATGCGGCAATTGCAGATGCCGGCGGCGACCTTTGTCACCCTGAGCCAAAACGGCCAATTGCGCGGCTGCATCGGTTCGCTTGAAGCCTATCGCCCCTTACTCGAAGACTTGCAGGAAAACGCACTGAGCGCAGCCCTGCGCGATCCACGCTTCCCGCCCCTGCAAGCGCAGGAACTGGCCGTCACCCGCATCGAAATTTCTGTGCTGTCGCCGGCCAGCCCCATCTATTTCAAGAGCGAAGCGGAAGCCCTGGCGCAATTGCGGCCACAAATTGATGGCGTGATTTTGCAAAGCGGCAGCCGCCGCAGCACCTTCCTGCCGCAGGTGTGGGAGCAATTGCCGGATGTCAGCGATTTCATGGCGCACCTGAAACACAAAGCCGGCCTGCCGCCGCACAGCTGGCCGGCGGACCTGCGCTTGTGGCGCTACCAGGTGCAAAAATACAAGGAGGGTGCGCATGAACCCGCCTGA
- the amrS gene encoding AmmeMemoRadiSam system radical SAM enzyme codes for MNPPDSLHPARWWHALADDGGPARIQCDLCPRECKLHEGQRGLCFVRAMHEGQMVLTTYGRSSGFCVDPIEKKPLNQFYPGSSILSFGTAGCNLSCKFCQNWDISKSRDMDRLMDQASPERIASAARQVGSKSVAFTYNDPVIFAEYAIDTAQACHAQGVQAVAVTAGYMHLDAARAFYSVMDAANIDLKGFSEQFYSELCSARLQPVLDVLEMVRHETQCWMEITTLLIPGQNDNDAMLQAQAKWMARHLGPDVPLHFTAFHPDWKMRDTPATPPATLQRARKIAQDAGLHYVYTGNVHDSEGGSTYCPHCARAVIVRDWYQIQHYALNERGQCRYCGWQLAGRYEKFGAPFGARRIAVRIQQS; via the coding sequence ATGAACCCGCCTGACAGCCTGCACCCGGCGCGCTGGTGGCATGCGCTGGCGGACGATGGCGGGCCGGCGCGGATTCAATGCGATCTTTGCCCGCGCGAATGCAAATTGCATGAAGGCCAGCGCGGCCTGTGCTTTGTGCGCGCCATGCACGAAGGGCAAATGGTGTTGACCACCTATGGCCGCAGCTCCGGTTTTTGCGTCGATCCGATTGAAAAAAAGCCGTTGAACCAGTTTTACCCCGGCTCCAGCATTCTGTCTTTCGGCACCGCCGGCTGCAATCTGAGCTGCAAATTTTGCCAAAACTGGGATATTTCCAAATCGCGCGATATGGACAGGCTGATGGATCAGGCCAGCCCCGAGCGCATCGCCAGCGCCGCGCGCCAGGTCGGCAGCAAAAGCGTAGCCTTCACTTATAACGACCCGGTGATTTTCGCCGAATATGCAATCGACACCGCGCAAGCCTGCCATGCCCAGGGTGTGCAAGCCGTGGCGGTGACCGCCGGCTATATGCATCTGGATGCGGCACGCGCGTTTTACAGCGTGATGGATGCGGCGAATATCGACTTGAAAGGTTTTTCCGAACAGTTTTACAGCGAACTTTGCAGCGCGCGTTTGCAACCGGTCTTGGATGTGTTGGAAATGGTGCGGCATGAAACCCAATGCTGGATGGAAATCACCACCTTGCTGATTCCCGGCCAGAATGATAATGACGCCATGTTGCAAGCGCAGGCGAAATGGATGGCGCGCCATCTGGGGCCGGATGTGCCGCTGCATTTCACCGCCTTTCATCCGGATTGGAAAATGCGCGACACCCCGGCCACCCCGCCCGCCACCCTTCAGCGCGCGCGCAAAATCGCCCAGGACGCCGGCTTGCACTATGTGTACACCGGCAATGTGCATGACAGCGAAGGCGGCAGCACATATTGCCCGCACTGCGCGCGCGCCGTGATTGTGCGCGACTGGTATCAAATCCAGCACTACGCCTTGAATGAGCGCGGCCAATGCCGCTATTGCGGCTGGCAATTGGCCGGGCGCTATGAAAAATTCGGCGCACCGTTTGGGGCCAGACGGATTGCGGTCAGGATTCAGCAAAGCTGA
- a CDS encoding kelch repeat-containing protein, whose product MLDGALYAIGGRSGYSDFGDVYRFQAETGWQSAPGIPPRGTAGAISHCGKLWVFGGESQSSGKVLAEVFSYAPVDKIWRTQTPLPQARNFARAVWFNNAVWVVGGSLSAGNSHAAQGSAVVEMAGLGCG is encoded by the coding sequence GTGCTGGATGGCGCGCTGTATGCGATAGGCGGCCGCAGCGGGTATAGCGATTTTGGCGATGTGTATCGTTTTCAAGCGGAAACGGGATGGCAAAGCGCACCCGGCATCCCGCCGCGCGGCACAGCCGGCGCTATCAGCCATTGCGGCAAGCTGTGGGTTTTCGGCGGCGAATCTCAAAGCAGTGGCAAGGTTTTGGCTGAGGTATTCAGCTATGCGCCTGTGGATAAGATATGGCGCACACAAACGCCGCTGCCACAAGCACGCAATTTCGCGCGGGCGGTGTGGTTCAACAATGCGGTGTGGGTGGTGGGCGGGAGTTTAAGTGCGGGAAATAGCCATGCGGCGCAGGGGAGTGCGGTGGTGGAGATGGCGGGGTTGGGGTGTGGATAA
- a CDS encoding M35 family metallo-endopeptidase, whose protein sequence is MTERNFREKVYEKCMEVVKTHKFPGEWSTFLRTNVLVTEIFNDNGPFPSAVTGLNLFRLKIVDEAKKQNISIPELIVKIAKAGEPYSKWNTRAAFMKVMLHFTKKANRHAQEIWIYSPPVAYWRWIFDLLNGTDSKVLMWLKKDEEVYSEFEKETMVDSVQMALAVSQKAISLLGSPDERTLRIVEKWFIESEKDLVQVKQVAATLLDGFKKISDICNSNKLIFSDDPFDRKSLIEYEEKFGSVYKRAEKNMYVMYIAGGYKKAVNIGEHWKCALTVLHEASHIGVSTGDVRYDTRGLKPSIIFPAAQAIKNADSWAYFAMDLAGYLPANTDSVVYF, encoded by the coding sequence ATGACTGAAAGAAATTTCAGGGAAAAAGTCTACGAAAAATGCATGGAAGTTGTTAAGACTCACAAATTTCCTGGTGAGTGGTCAACATTTCTTAGAACAAATGTATTAGTCACAGAAATTTTCAATGATAATGGCCCATTTCCGTCTGCTGTGACGGGATTGAATCTATTCCGCCTAAAAATAGTGGATGAAGCAAAAAAGCAAAATATTTCAATTCCAGAATTAATAGTAAAAATTGCCAAAGCGGGTGAGCCATATTCAAAATGGAACACACGGGCAGCGTTCATGAAAGTGATGTTACATTTTACTAAAAAGGCAAATAGACATGCACAGGAAATATGGATTTATTCTCCTCCTGTAGCTTACTGGCGTTGGATATTCGATTTACTCAACGGAACAGACTCTAAAGTTTTGATGTGGCTTAAGAAAGATGAAGAAGTCTATTCTGAATTTGAGAAAGAAACTATGGTTGATTCTGTTCAGATGGCATTAGCTGTATCACAGAAGGCAATTAGTTTACTTGGAAGTCCAGACGAAAGAACACTTAGAATAGTAGAAAAATGGTTTATAGAGTCTGAAAAAGATTTGGTTCAGGTTAAACAAGTTGCTGCTACATTGTTAGATGGATTTAAAAAAATATCAGATATTTGTAATTCAAATAAATTGATATTTTCAGATGATCCATTTGACAGAAAAAGCCTTATTGAATATGAAGAGAAATTTGGAAGTGTCTATAAGCGTGCTGAAAAGAATATGTATGTTATGTATATTGCAGGGGGATATAAAAAAGCAGTCAATATTGGCGAGCATTGGAAATGCGCATTAACAGTTCTACATGAGGCATCCCATATTGGGGTCTCGACTGGAGATGTCCGCTATGACACAAGAGGTTTAAAACCTTCCATTATTTTCCCTGCTGCACAGGCAATCAAAAATGCCGATTCGTGGGCATATTTTGCTATGGATCTGGCAGGTTATTTGCCTGCTAATACAGATAGCGTTGTATATTTTTAA